In Candidatus Paceibacterota bacterium, the following proteins share a genomic window:
- a CDS encoding PCRF domain-containing protein, with the protein MSEEKLKKILELETLMLSADFWNDKVKAQAVLKEISDLKSEVAGKDKYDKGDAIMTIFSGAGGDDAEDFSRILFEMYCKFCDKKNWSYKILDESENDHGGYRNITLEISGSGVYGELKGESGVHRLVRLSPFNAKSLRQTSFSLVEVVPKLEEISKMQIPDSELKIEISKAGGPGGQNVNKRETAVRIVHVPTGISVRTTSERSQAQNKEKAMQILAGKLFTKREEEKKAKEKGLYVSKTTAIEWGNQIRSYVFHPYKMIKDHRTGIETGNIDKVLNGELDEFIEAERKLG; encoded by the coding sequence ATGTCTGAAGAAAAGCTCAAAAAGATACTGGAATTAGAAACACTGATGCTATCAGCCGACTTTTGGAATGATAAAGTGAAGGCACAAGCGGTGCTCAAAGAAATTTCCGATTTAAAATCCGAAGTTGCCGGTAAAGATAAATATGATAAAGGCGATGCTATTATGACTATTTTTTCTGGTGCTGGTGGAGACGATGCAGAAGACTTCTCCAGAATTCTTTTTGAAATGTATTGTAAATTTTGTGATAAGAAAAATTGGTCTTATAAGATCCTTGATGAAAGTGAAAATGATCATGGTGGATATAGAAATATAACCTTAGAGATTTCTGGCTCTGGTGTGTACGGTGAGCTTAAGGGCGAATCTGGAGTTCACAGGCTTGTCCGACTCTCTCCTTTCAATGCGAAAAGTTTACGACAAACATCTTTCTCACTTGTCGAAGTCGTGCCGAAGCTAGAAGAAATCAGTAAAATGCAAATCCCGGATAGCGAGTTGAAAATCGAGATTTCAAAAGCCGGAGGTCCAGGTGGACAAAATGTAAATAAAAGGGAAACTGCTGTGAGAATAGTCCATGTGCCGACTGGGATTTCTGTAAGGACGACAAGTGAGCGTTCACAGGCGCAGAATAAAGAAAAAGCTATGCAGATTTTGGCAGGCAAACTCTTTACCAAGAGAGAAGAGGAAAAGAAAGCGAAAGAAAAGGGGCTTTATGTGAGCAAAACCACAGCAATAGAGTGGGGGAATCAGATTCGTTCTTATGTTTTTCATCCGTATAAAATGATAAAAGATCATCGTACCGGTATTGAAACGGGAAATATTGATAAAGTTTTGAATGGCGAATTAGATGAATTTATAGAGGCGGAGAGAAAGCTCGGTTAA